The Desulfatibacillum aliphaticivorans DSM 15576 genome includes a window with the following:
- a CDS encoding CbbQ/NirQ/NorQ/GpvN family protein — translation MSQALENTQTPDSSAYMISNEPFYLPVGDEKPLFTAAYNARLPVMLKGPTGCGKTRFVQHMAYKLGRPLVTVSCHEDLFASDLLGRYLLKDDETVWVDGPLSRAVRMGAICYLDEVVEARKDTTVVIHPLTDDRRILSLDKKGEVVEAHPDFLLVVSYNPGYQSVVKDLKQSTRQRFVCLEFEYPSQEDEAKIVEKEGGVDEETALSLVGLAHRIRNLREQGLAEGASTRLLIYAAQLIRQGISPKNACLTSMCLPITDDPGLSETIFDLIEDLF, via the coding sequence ATGAGCCAGGCCCTCGAAAATACACAAACTCCCGACTCTTCCGCTTACATGATCAGCAACGAGCCCTTTTATTTGCCGGTGGGCGACGAAAAGCCCCTTTTCACCGCTGCATATAACGCCAGGCTGCCGGTCATGCTGAAAGGCCCCACAGGATGCGGAAAAACCCGCTTTGTGCAGCACATGGCCTACAAGCTGGGCAGGCCCCTGGTCACCGTCTCGTGCCATGAGGACTTGTTCGCCTCCGACCTCTTGGGCCGCTACCTTTTAAAAGACGACGAAACCGTGTGGGTGGACGGCCCCTTGTCCCGGGCCGTGCGCATGGGCGCCATCTGCTATCTGGACGAAGTGGTGGAAGCCCGTAAGGACACCACCGTGGTCATCCATCCCCTGACCGACGACCGCCGTATTCTCTCCCTGGATAAAAAGGGCGAGGTGGTGGAAGCTCACCCGGATTTTTTGCTGGTGGTTTCGTACAACCCCGGCTACCAGTCCGTGGTCAAGGATCTTAAGCAGAGCACCCGCCAGCGTTTTGTGTGCCTGGAGTTCGAGTATCCCTCCCAGGAGGACGAGGCTAAAATCGTGGAAAAGGAAGGGGGCGTGGACGAAGAAACCGCCTTGTCCCTGGTGGGCCTGGCCCATCGCATCCGCAACCTGCGTGAGCAGGGGCTTGCCGAAGGCGCCAGCACCCGCCTGCTTATCTACGCGGCCCAGTTGATCCGGCAGGGCATTTCCCCCAAGAACGCCTGCCTGACCAGCATGTGCCTGCCCATTACCGATGATCCGGGGTTGTCAGAAACCATATTCGATCTCATCGAAGACCTGTTTTAG
- a CDS encoding SpoIIE family protein phosphatase — translation MKLRWKVFLLLMIFSLVPLMVVTAISQKATKTAGNMLSHDSRTALLELSERALEVTVGNTAEIQKGLESALEFRMASMARKAEYLYVMPVPASDASLYWKKDFNDPAKAPPDLAPHDGYEIRHMDGQVTPYSISLEYPVIAAAPGVNPDEHPVDKAVLASLRNEFISAYRDSESRATSCIALESGLFAAYPGHGEFPDGYDPRLKPWYRAALTQTSPDNPVTWTFPMVDEVTGQVVFAASTLIHDPEGKVAGVLCMNVLLEEVLNMAAMPSSWIGKVETYDLLVQNNSDNGELGALVLAHDDYVTATRDWTGMIFTEWLDSQDREIFHAVLKSMEQGNTGVARLRCKGRDSIWAFAPVGRKYYKLLVTPMSSINSSINKANEVVESLTRKHLLVNFIAACWALLLGVIGAMIISRLFTKHIHQMIDAVKRLARGDFSVHMDFEISDERGELITAFNEMVPRLRENVRLKKALELAHEVQQNLLPVDAPLVTGLDIAGAIVYSDETGGDYYDYLEFDETNDHKITVVVGDVSGHGIPSALLMTTARALFRQRSSMRGSITSIVSDVNKLLTRDVGLSGRFMTLFYMDLDTQKKQVKWLRAGHDPALVLDSNTGEFSELNGEGIFLGGIEDYEYKEYEREIHAGQIIAVGTDGVWEARNQQGEMFGKEAFKQIIADNAHESAQVIMDKVFEAVEAFRRPVHQEDDITLVIIKVLK, via the coding sequence ATGAAATTAAGATGGAAAGTCTTTCTCCTCTTAATGATTTTTTCCCTTGTACCGCTCATGGTTGTGACCGCCATTAGCCAAAAGGCTACCAAAACGGCGGGGAATATGCTTTCGCACGACAGCCGCACGGCCCTGCTGGAGCTTTCGGAAAGGGCTCTGGAAGTCACGGTGGGCAACACGGCTGAAATCCAAAAGGGATTGGAAAGCGCTTTGGAGTTCCGCATGGCCTCCATGGCGCGCAAGGCGGAATACCTGTACGTCATGCCCGTCCCCGCATCGGACGCCTCTTTGTACTGGAAAAAGGACTTTAACGATCCAGCCAAAGCCCCGCCTGACCTGGCCCCCCATGACGGATATGAAATACGGCATATGGACGGCCAGGTCACGCCGTATTCCATCAGCCTGGAATATCCCGTCATCGCCGCGGCGCCGGGGGTGAATCCTGATGAACATCCCGTGGACAAGGCTGTTTTGGCGAGCCTTAGAAACGAGTTTATAAGCGCCTATAGGGACAGCGAATCCCGTGCAACATCCTGCATAGCCCTGGAAAGCGGCTTGTTTGCAGCCTATCCGGGCCATGGAGAATTTCCCGACGGCTACGACCCCCGGCTTAAGCCCTGGTACAGGGCCGCGCTCACCCAAACCAGCCCGGACAATCCCGTGACCTGGACCTTCCCCATGGTGGACGAAGTGACGGGCCAGGTGGTCTTTGCCGCCTCCACCCTGATCCACGATCCGGAAGGCAAGGTGGCGGGGGTTCTATGCATGAACGTGCTCTTGGAGGAAGTTCTGAACATGGCGGCCATGCCGTCCTCGTGGATCGGCAAAGTGGAAACCTACGACCTGCTTGTGCAGAATAATTCGGATAACGGAGAGCTTGGCGCCCTGGTTCTGGCCCATGACGATTATGTGACCGCCACGCGGGACTGGACCGGCATGATCTTCACGGAATGGCTGGACTCCCAGGACAGGGAAATTTTCCATGCGGTCCTGAAATCCATGGAGCAGGGCAATACCGGCGTGGCCCGCCTCCGCTGCAAAGGAAGGGACTCCATTTGGGCTTTCGCCCCCGTGGGAAGAAAATATTACAAGCTCCTGGTGACCCCCATGAGCTCCATCAACTCCTCCATCAACAAAGCCAATGAAGTGGTGGAAAGCCTGACCCGCAAGCATTTGCTGGTGAATTTCATCGCCGCGTGCTGGGCGCTGCTCCTGGGCGTGATCGGCGCCATGATCATTTCCCGCCTGTTCACCAAGCACATCCATCAAATGATTGACGCGGTCAAACGCCTTGCCAGGGGCGATTTTTCCGTGCACATGGACTTTGAAATCAGCGACGAACGGGGCGAACTGATCACGGCCTTCAACGAAATGGTGCCCAGGCTGCGTGAAAACGTGCGGTTGAAAAAGGCTTTGGAGCTCGCCCACGAAGTCCAGCAAAACCTGCTGCCCGTGGATGCGCCCCTGGTGACGGGCCTGGACATCGCCGGCGCCATTGTCTATTCGGACGAAACCGGCGGCGATTATTACGATTACCTGGAATTTGACGAAACCAACGATCATAAAATCACCGTGGTGGTGGGCGACGTGTCCGGCCACGGCATTCCTTCCGCCCTGCTCATGACCACGGCCCGTGCTTTGTTCCGGCAGCGCTCCAGCATGCGGGGCAGCATCACCAGCATCGTCTCGGACGTCAACAAACTGCTGACCCGCGACGTGGGTCTCTCCGGGCGCTTCATGACCCTGTTTTACATGGACCTGGACACACAAAAAAAGCAGGTCAAGTGGCTGAGAGCCGGACACGACCCCGCTCTGGTCCTGGACTCCAACACCGGAGAGTTCTCCGAATTAAACGGCGAAGGCATCTTCCTCGGCGGCATAGAGGATTATGAATACAAAGAATACGAGCGGGAAATCCACGCCGGCCAGATCATAGCCGTGGGCACCGACGGCGTTTGGGAAGCCAGAAATCAGCAGGGCGAGATGTTCGGCAAGGAAGCCTTCAAGCAGATCATTGCGGACAACGCCCATGAATCCGCCCAGGTCATCATGGACAAGGTCTTTGAAGCGGTGGAAGCCTTCCGCCGCCCCGTGCACCAGGAGGACGACATCACCCTGGTAATCATCAAGGTTTTAAAATAA
- a CDS encoding SIR2 family NAD-dependent protein deacylase: MQDILEAIAKKIAEGGRNIAFTGAGISTESGIPDFRSQGGIWDQYRPVYFDEFMSSRDARVRYWDQKIAMWDGLEKARPNAGHQALAKLYDMGLLEAIITQNIDGLHQESGIPGDKVIELHGNTRRVRCMTCGETSTVAEAKQRILGGDPAPECHCGGYLKPDTISFGQAMPQKEVEAAARLSSSCDFFLVVGSTLVVHPAAMMPEYARRAGAYLAIVNLSDTPYDNACQALVREKAGPVLQAIADLAEEYR, encoded by the coding sequence ATGCAGGATATTCTGGAAGCAATCGCCAAAAAAATCGCGGAAGGCGGAAGGAACATCGCCTTCACCGGCGCAGGCATCTCCACGGAGTCGGGGATTCCGGATTTTCGCAGCCAGGGCGGGATCTGGGATCAGTACCGGCCTGTGTATTTTGACGAGTTCATGTCCTCCCGGGACGCCAGAGTCCGCTATTGGGACCAGAAAATCGCCATGTGGGACGGCCTGGAAAAAGCCAGGCCCAACGCAGGTCATCAAGCCCTGGCCAAACTCTACGACATGGGCCTGCTGGAGGCGATCATCACCCAGAACATCGACGGCTTGCATCAGGAGTCGGGCATACCCGGCGATAAAGTCATCGAGCTTCACGGAAACACGCGCCGGGTCAGGTGCATGACCTGCGGAGAAACATCCACCGTGGCCGAGGCCAAGCAGCGCATCCTGGGCGGAGACCCCGCGCCCGAATGCCATTGCGGCGGATATTTGAAGCCCGACACCATATCCTTCGGCCAGGCCATGCCGCAAAAAGAGGTGGAAGCAGCCGCCCGGCTGTCGTCATCCTGCGACTTTTTTCTGGTTGTGGGGTCCACCCTGGTGGTGCACCCCGCAGCCATGATGCCGGAATACGCCCGGCGCGCTGGGGCCTATTTGGCCATCGTCAACCTGTCGGACACGCCTTACGACAACGCCTGCCAGGCCTTGGTCAGGGAAAAAGCCGGACCCGTGCTGCAGGCCATCGCCGATCTGGCGGAGGAGTATCGGTAA
- a CDS encoding nitric oxide reductase activation protein NorD, which translates to MGQPGVNAQENLARIRALMEPLSIADPETAELVRGLLLSKTRLERIPRLAEYGIKALASETAFGKAYCLGMARILDEPDRRFNLYCNLVNHAGREGATLGKLVAESMPLAILSGKKNMGARLIGAIYSVKKWSAHAMERPLEAFSWLMHRDDPDAAAAYLHLVRVVFHQSMTYHQRLLFSQLLPKAAKNLPKARRCFQMQALAKVGKVSLDCIEPLCDGLEKGVHLLDKEALEIFTDEGLGRLSHSRDAAMKFLRLESKLGADAFSSLQVTVSLESNRQVITRYLRARTGKGLNVKPIEPLHNRGVGRHTLSITDGRAVYLPGEMGFFPDKENNTALYKALARLEAGLCEFETYDFDLTKAVFACRARGLEFSLPETQSQYSDLFLFLSEFDAFQIARDLFVALEHARVGRLLLEKYPGFAKSAFPYMIAEMERILEQGAPPMTWLYAPAALGMDMEKFHLDDDVARIIQTSLNAFQSMEGDPPDVHQSAALTADLYGPWLGFLQSWYGVMMAKDLVREYQPMQVPFGRTILAGGNAPMPENDRRAAQLMAKLSQMGVYALRSDLKKRMDSQHGTLTEQDLRDLIVQPPEQGATEPQPLEPGQEERMDFSSLRDSGDLAHSLPQDDDLNAPVFWYKEWDHNSQDYLPDYCRVVASPGLPSHGEFYDASLKEHSGLVKNIRKSFELLRPQGLAILRHWVEGDDFDYRALIDYAVDRRMGRTPSERLYIKRVKQIRDVSVLLLVDLSRSTSNLAAGSEKSVLDVEKEAIVLFCEALGAVGDSFAIAGFSGAGRLRVDYTRIKDFEEAMTPEVKQRISGMAPSRNTRMGPAIRHAAHVLSQVPSKVRLMIVLSDGFPNDLEYKGQYSIADTRKAIAEARSQQVHVHAITVNLQTSINLDLIYGGVHHNLISDVRELPHKLPRIYRTLTR; encoded by the coding sequence ATGGGTCAGCCCGGCGTAAATGCACAGGAGAATCTGGCCAGGATTCGGGCCTTGATGGAGCCCCTTTCCATCGCTGATCCCGAAACCGCGGAACTGGTGCGAGGCCTTCTCCTTTCCAAGACCCGACTGGAACGCATTCCCCGACTGGCGGAATACGGCATTAAGGCCCTGGCTTCGGAAACCGCCTTCGGCAAGGCGTATTGCCTGGGCATGGCCCGGATTCTGGACGAGCCGGACCGGCGATTCAACCTGTATTGCAACCTGGTCAATCATGCGGGCCGGGAAGGCGCCACCCTGGGCAAGCTGGTGGCCGAATCCATGCCTTTGGCGATTCTTTCGGGCAAAAAAAACATGGGCGCCCGGTTGATCGGCGCCATTTACTCCGTCAAAAAATGGAGCGCCCACGCCATGGAGCGGCCCTTGGAGGCTTTTTCCTGGCTCATGCACCGGGACGACCCGGACGCCGCTGCGGCCTACCTGCACCTGGTCCGCGTTGTGTTCCATCAAAGCATGACCTACCATCAGCGCCTGCTTTTTTCTCAATTATTGCCAAAGGCCGCCAAAAACCTGCCCAAAGCCAGGCGATGCTTTCAGATGCAGGCCCTGGCCAAGGTCGGCAAGGTCAGCCTGGATTGCATCGAGCCCCTGTGCGATGGGCTGGAAAAAGGCGTGCACCTTCTGGACAAAGAAGCCCTGGAGATTTTTACGGACGAAGGCCTGGGCCGGCTTTCCCACAGCCGGGACGCGGCCATGAAGTTTTTGCGCCTGGAATCCAAGCTGGGCGCTGACGCCTTTTCCAGCCTGCAGGTTACGGTTTCCCTGGAATCCAATCGCCAGGTCATCACCCGGTATTTGCGCGCCAGGACCGGCAAGGGACTGAACGTCAAGCCCATCGAGCCTCTTCACAACCGGGGCGTGGGCCGTCACACCCTGTCAATCACCGACGGCAGGGCCGTGTATCTTCCCGGGGAAATGGGCTTTTTCCCGGATAAGGAGAACAACACCGCCCTGTACAAAGCCCTGGCCCGCCTGGAAGCCGGGCTGTGCGAGTTCGAAACCTATGATTTCGACCTGACAAAGGCTGTGTTTGCATGCCGGGCCCGGGGCCTGGAATTCAGCCTGCCCGAAACCCAGTCCCAATACTCGGACCTGTTTTTGTTTTTATCGGAATTCGACGCCTTTCAGATCGCCCGGGACCTGTTCGTCGCCCTGGAGCACGCCAGGGTAGGGCGCCTGCTTTTGGAAAAATACCCCGGCTTCGCCAAGAGCGCATTTCCCTATATGATCGCGGAAATGGAGCGCATCCTGGAGCAGGGCGCGCCTCCCATGACCTGGCTTTACGCCCCCGCAGCGCTGGGTATGGATATGGAAAAATTCCACCTGGATGACGATGTTGCACGGATCATCCAAACTTCTTTAAACGCCTTTCAATCCATGGAAGGCGATCCGCCGGACGTGCATCAAAGCGCGGCCCTGACTGCGGATCTTTACGGCCCGTGGCTGGGATTTTTGCAGTCCTGGTACGGCGTCATGATGGCCAAGGATCTGGTCAGGGAATACCAGCCCATGCAGGTACCCTTCGGCCGAACCATCCTGGCGGGCGGAAACGCGCCCATGCCGGAAAACGACCGCCGGGCGGCCCAGTTGATGGCCAAGCTGTCGCAAATGGGCGTCTACGCCCTCCGGTCCGATTTGAAAAAACGCATGGACTCCCAGCACGGAACCCTGACCGAACAGGATTTGCGCGACCTCATCGTGCAGCCTCCGGAGCAGGGAGCGACCGAGCCCCAGCCTTTGGAGCCCGGGCAGGAGGAGCGCATGGATTTTTCCTCCCTCAGGGACTCGGGCGACCTGGCCCACTCCCTGCCCCAGGACGACGACCTGAACGCCCCGGTCTTCTGGTACAAGGAATGGGACCACAATTCCCAGGATTATTTGCCCGACTACTGCCGGGTGGTGGCTTCGCCCGGCCTGCCCAGCCATGGGGAGTTTTACGACGCCTCGCTCAAGGAGCACTCCGGGCTGGTGAAAAACATCCGAAAGAGTTTTGAGTTGCTCCGGCCCCAGGGGCTGGCCATTCTCCGCCACTGGGTGGAAGGGGACGACTTCGACTATCGGGCCTTGATCGACTACGCCGTGGATCGCAGGATGGGCAGAACCCCGTCCGAAAGGCTGTACATCAAACGGGTCAAGCAAATCCGCGACGTGTCCGTGCTGCTTTTGGTGGACCTTTCCCGCTCCACCAGCAACCTGGCGGCGGGCTCCGAAAAAAGCGTCCTGGACGTGGAAAAGGAAGCCATCGTCCTGTTCTGCGAAGCCCTGGGCGCCGTCGGGGACTCCTTTGCAATCGCAGGCTTTTCCGGCGCCGGCAGGCTTAGGGTGGATTACACCCGGATCAAGGATTTTGAAGAGGCCATGACCCCGGAGGTCAAGCAGCGCATCAGCGGCATGGCGCCTTCCCGCAACACCCGCATGGGGCCGGCCATCCGCCATGCAGCCCACGTGCTTTCCCAGGTTCCCTCCAAGGTGCGTTTGATGATCGTGCTGAGCGACGGTTTCCCCAACGACCTGGAGTACAAGGGCCAATACAGCATTGCCGACACCCGCAAGGCCATCGCCGAAGCGAGGTCCCAGCAGGTCCACGTGCACGCCATTACGGTCAACCTGCAGACCAGCATCAACCTGGATCTCATCTACGGGGGAGTGCACCACAACCTCATCTCCGACGTCCGCGAACTGCCCCACAAACTGCCCAGAATTTATCGGACCCTGACGCGGTAA